The Pusillibacter faecalis genome has a window encoding:
- a CDS encoding selenium metabolism-associated LysR family transcriptional regulator — protein sequence MDMKQLEAFACVAEQRSFSKAARLLHLTQPTVSARVASLEQELQIQLLQRPSAIPSEAGELLYHYAGQMLALRTQALDALQGFSREMRGTVSVAASTVPGQYFLPRLLHAFRELYPDISFDIHLVDSAEAVAQVVSRSAEIGFTGTLPESSKCLCREFADDRLVVITPNQPRFRAYQACGFPVEQLLEEPYISREPGSGTRVETEQFLQQLGVNPARLKIAVEVRSTESLKKMVSEGVGLAVLSHSACEDYCQFGKLLAFDMQGSVLRRKLYLIRRRNGVLSPIAQVFYDYAKGFYQKPEAP from the coding sequence ATGGATATGAAACAGTTGGAAGCCTTCGCCTGTGTGGCCGAACAGCGCAGCTTTTCTAAAGCCGCAAGGCTGCTGCACCTGACCCAGCCCACTGTCAGCGCACGGGTGGCCTCTTTGGAGCAGGAGCTGCAAATTCAGCTTCTTCAGCGCCCCTCCGCTATCCCGTCAGAGGCCGGGGAGCTTCTGTACCATTACGCTGGGCAGATGCTCGCCCTGCGGACCCAGGCACTGGATGCCTTACAGGGGTTCTCCCGTGAGATGCGGGGAACGGTCTCTGTGGCAGCTTCTACCGTCCCCGGGCAATATTTCCTCCCCAGGCTCCTCCATGCCTTTCGGGAACTGTATCCGGACATTTCCTTTGACATCCACCTAGTGGACAGCGCAGAGGCTGTCGCGCAGGTAGTCTCCCGATCTGCGGAGATCGGATTCACCGGTACCTTGCCGGAAAGCAGCAAATGTCTTTGTCGGGAATTCGCTGACGACCGCCTCGTGGTAATTACCCCCAACCAGCCCCGCTTCCGTGCGTACCAGGCCTGTGGTTTTCCAGTGGAGCAGCTACTGGAGGAACCCTATATCAGCCGGGAACCAGGCAGCGGTACCCGAGTGGAAACAGAGCAGTTCCTGCAGCAGCTGGGTGTCAATCCCGCCCGGCTGAAGATCGCGGTAGAGGTTCGCTCTACAGAGAGCCTGAAGAAAATGGTCAGCGAGGGTGTGGGACTGGCGGTGCTCTCTCATAGTGCCTGTGAGGACTACTGCCAGTTTGGAAAACTCCTGGCCTTTGACATGCAGGGCTCCGTGCTGCGGCGAAAGCTGTATCTGATCCGGCGCAGAAATGGTGTTCTCTCCCCCATCGCTCAGGTCTTTTATGATTATGCCAAGGGGTTTTATCAGAAACCGGAGGCGCCATAA
- a CDS encoding heavy metal translocating P-type ATPase translates to MREETYDISGMHCAACSASVERVTRKLPGVERSDVNLTTEKMTIRYDETKVTPEQIVAKVEKAGFGCTPHAEKKEAAEQALQDAEAAELRHKQWELITAGVFSLVLLYVSMGQMLPFGLPALPLPDLFSMHTHPVNFAILQLLLTIPVLYCGRHFFTSGFKALVHGNPNMDSLVAIGSACSFAYSVVMTFLISDDPHAYVHNLYYESAAVVLTLVSLGKFLESRNMQKTKGAITALMRLSPDTAILADSGNEVPTKSLKNGDVVLVKPGARVPADGMVTQGESSVNEAMLTGESLPVEKTAGSEVIGGSVNLNGALYVQVTRTGEDTTLARIIRFVEDAQGKKAPISKTADKVAGVFVPVVMGIAVLAAVAWAIAGQPFAFVLRVFTSVLVIACPCALGLATPTAIMVGTGLGARHGILIRSGEILEITHSVDTVVLDKTGTVTRGEPAVTSVVPYQCGGDTLLTIAAAVESVSAHPLAAAITAYASSQGLGALPKLESFENLSGKGLRAVLNGETVLGGNRRLLEEAGVDVTPLLKEAERLSNQGQTPMFFAKGGVLLGLISVADSLKETSAAAIARMKELGIRTVLLTGDNHAAADHIGRLVGVDQVVAEVLPEEKAGVIQRLQAEGRKVMMVGDGINDAPALTQAEVGCAIGSGSDIAIESADIVLMRDDLQDVPRALRLSALTLRDIKQNLFWAFCYNTIGIPIAAGLLYLFGGPLLSPMFAGAAMSLSSVCVVGNALRLGRARL, encoded by the coding sequence ATGCGCGAGGAAACCTATGATATCTCCGGCATGCACTGTGCCGCCTGCAGCGCGTCGGTGGAGCGGGTTACACGCAAGCTCCCCGGCGTGGAGCGAAGCGATGTGAATCTGACCACGGAGAAGATGACCATTCGTTATGACGAGACGAAGGTGACGCCGGAGCAGATTGTCGCCAAAGTGGAAAAGGCCGGCTTTGGCTGCACCCCTCATGCGGAAAAGAAGGAGGCCGCAGAACAAGCCTTACAGGATGCGGAGGCCGCGGAGCTGCGGCACAAACAGTGGGAGCTGATCACAGCAGGCGTCTTCTCCCTGGTTCTGCTATATGTGTCCATGGGACAGATGCTTCCCTTCGGACTGCCGGCGCTGCCGCTGCCGGATCTCTTCTCCATGCACACCCATCCGGTGAACTTTGCCATCTTGCAGCTGCTGCTGACCATCCCGGTGCTGTACTGCGGCCGCCATTTCTTCACCAGCGGCTTCAAGGCGCTGGTTCACGGAAATCCCAACATGGATTCTCTGGTAGCCATCGGTTCCGCCTGCTCCTTTGCCTACAGTGTGGTGATGACTTTTTTGATCTCTGATGATCCCCACGCCTATGTGCATAACCTGTACTATGAATCTGCGGCGGTGGTGCTGACCTTGGTTTCCCTCGGCAAGTTCCTGGAGAGCCGGAACATGCAGAAGACCAAGGGCGCCATCACGGCACTGATGCGCCTGTCCCCAGACACTGCGATTCTTGCGGACTCTGGAAACGAGGTTCCCACCAAATCTCTGAAAAACGGTGATGTGGTGCTGGTAAAGCCCGGTGCCCGCGTCCCTGCCGACGGGATGGTAACTCAGGGTGAGAGCAGTGTCAATGAGGCGATGCTCACCGGCGAGAGTCTGCCAGTGGAGAAAACTGCAGGCAGCGAGGTTATCGGCGGCAGCGTCAATCTCAACGGTGCGCTGTATGTACAGGTTACACGCACCGGCGAGGACACCACCCTGGCCCGGATTATCCGCTTTGTGGAAGACGCCCAAGGCAAAAAGGCCCCGATCTCTAAAACTGCAGACAAGGTGGCAGGCGTGTTTGTACCGGTGGTGATGGGCATCGCGGTGCTGGCGGCTGTTGCGTGGGCTATTGCAGGTCAGCCCTTTGCCTTTGTGCTGCGAGTGTTTACTTCTGTGCTGGTGATCGCCTGCCCCTGCGCTCTTGGGCTGGCTACCCCCACCGCCATCATGGTGGGTACAGGCTTGGGTGCCAGACATGGCATTCTCATTCGTTCTGGCGAGATTCTGGAGATCACTCACAGTGTAGACACTGTGGTGCTGGATAAGACTGGGACCGTCACCAGGGGAGAGCCTGCCGTCACCTCTGTAGTCCCCTATCAGTGCGGTGGGGATACGCTGTTGACTATCGCAGCAGCAGTGGAGTCTGTCTCCGCCCATCCCTTGGCTGCTGCGATTACGGCCTACGCCTCCAGCCAAGGACTGGGAGCACTCCCCAAGCTAGAGAGCTTTGAGAATCTCTCCGGCAAGGGACTGCGGGCCGTTTTGAACGGAGAGACCGTATTGGGCGGCAACCGGCGGCTGTTAGAGGAGGCCGGCGTGGATGTCACCCCCCTGCTTAAGGAAGCGGAGCGCCTTTCCAATCAGGGTCAAACCCCCATGTTCTTCGCCAAGGGTGGTGTCTTACTGGGCCTCATTTCCGTGGCGGACTCTCTGAAGGAGACCAGTGCCGCGGCTATTGCCCGCATGAAGGAGCTGGGTATCCGGACGGTGCTCCTCACCGGCGACAACCACGCAGCGGCGGACCACATCGGCCGTCTGGTGGGTGTGGACCAGGTGGTGGCGGAGGTGTTGCCGGAGGAGAAGGCCGGCGTCATCCAGCGGCTCCAGGCTGAGGGCCGAAAAGTGATGATGGTGGGTGACGGCATCAACGACGCCCCCGCCCTCACCCAGGCGGAGGTAGGCTGCGCCATCGGCAGTGGCAGCGACATTGCCATTGAGTCCGCCGACATTGTGCTGATGCGGGATGACCTGCAGGATGTCCCCCGGGCACTGCGCCTCTCGGCGCTGACGCTGCGGGACATCAAGCAGAACCTATTCTGGGCCTTCTGCTACAACACCATCGGCATTCCCATTGCGGCGGGATTGCTGTATCTCTTCGGCGGACCGCTTCTCTCCCCCATGTTCGCGGGAGCCGCCATGAGCCTGAGCTCGGTATGCGTCGTGGGCAACGCCCTGCGGCTCGGGCGTGCGAGGCTGTAA